One window from the genome of Glycine soja cultivar W05 chromosome 12, ASM419377v2, whole genome shotgun sequence encodes:
- the LOC114380581 gene encoding diacylglycerol kinase 5-like isoform X1 produces the protein MVARDCKGFRFLVRSWEIAMGDGNYDRTLREFCIPDYILVPGSEVRSVSHVPACPVIVFINTKSGGQLGGELLVSYSTLLNRNQVFELGKNAPDKVLQKLYATLETLKHNGDNFAAEIQNRLRIIVAGGDGTASWLLGVVSDLKLPQPPPIATVPLGTGNNLPFAFGWGKKNPTTDLQSVETFLNHVKAAKEMKIDSWHIIMRMKAPKEGSCDPIAPLELPHAMHTFNRVSSTDKLNLKGYHTYRGGFWNYFSMGMDAQVSYAFHSERKLHPEKFKNQLYNQSAYLKLGCTQGWFFGSLFQSSLRNIAQLAKVKIMKKGQWEDLHIPRSIKSIVCLNLPSFSGGLNPWGTPNRKKSIYRDLTLPYVDDGLFEVVGFRDAWHGLVLLAPKGHGTRLAQTSRIRFEFHKGAADCTFMRIDGEPWKQPLPKDDDAVVVEISHHDQVSMLATPLCRSKSIYDPSSPSDDREEDDSSEEEPSEDWEERRKFGAAETFKYPDGIDIAQVS, from the exons ATGGTGGCGAGAGATTGCAAAGGTTTTCGTTTCCTCGttaggag TTGGGAAATAGCAATGGGGGATGGTAACTATGATAGAACTTTGAGGGAGTTCTGTATTCCGGATTACATATTAGTGCCGGGATCTGAGGTGAGAAGTGTTTCACATGTACCTGCTTGCCCTGTGATTGTTTTCATAAACACCAAAAGTGGTGGCCAGCTTGGAGGGGAGCTTCTTGTTTCCTATAGTACACTTCTTAACAGAAACCAG GTTTTTGAGTTGGGGAAAAATGCTCCGGATAAGGTTCTGCAGAAGCTTTATGCTACATTGGAAACACTCAAGCACAATGGAGATAATTTTGCAGCTGAAATTCAGAATAGGTTGAGAATAATT GTTGCAGGTGGAGATGGTACTGCCAGCTGGCTTCTAGGAGTTGTATCTGACCTTAAATTACCTCAACCGCCACCAATTGCTACTGTGCCATTGGGGACGGGAAATAATCTTCCCTTTGCGTTTGGATGG GGAAAGAAAAATCCAACCACGGATCTCCAATCAGTGGAGACATTCCTAAATCATGTAAAAGCGgcaaaggaaatgaaaatagacAG ttggcATATTATAATGAGAATGAAGGCTCCAAAAGAAGGTTCATGTGACCCTATTGCACCCCTTGAGCTGCCTCATGCTATGCATACATTTAATCGTGTCTCTTCAACAGATAAACTAAACTTG AAAGGTTACCACACTTACCGTGGGGGATTTTGGAACTACTTTAGCATGG GAATGGATGCTCAAGTATCTTATGCATTTCATTCTGAGAGGAAATTACATCCAGAAAAGTTTAAAAATCAGTTATACAATCAG AGTGCCTATCTGAAGCTTGGATGTACACAAGGATGGTTTTTTGGTTCTCTGTTTCAATCTTCTTTGCG GAATATTGCTCAGTTGGCAAAGGTTAAGATAATGAAAAAAGGTCAATGGGAAGATCTCCACATACCTCGCAG TATAAAGTCAATAGTTTGCCTCAACTTGCCTAGCTTTTCTGGTGGACTCAATCCCTGGGGAACACCAAATAGGAAGAAATCAATTTAT AGGGACCTGACTCTTCCCTATGTGGACGATGGCCTATTTGAGGTAGTTGGTTTTAGAGATGCTTGGCATGGTCTTGTTTTGCTTGCACCAAAGGGACACGGAACTCGTTTGGCACAG ACAAGCAGAATCCGTTTTGAGTTTCACAAGGGTGCAGCTGACTGCACATTCATGAGAATTGATGGAGAGCCATGGAAACAACCCCTCCCAAAAGATGATGACGCAGTTGTAGTTGAGATATCACACCATGATCAAGTTAGCATGCTTGCAACCCCATTGTGCCGTTCTAAAAGTATTTATGATCCCTCCTCACCTTCCGATGACCGCGAAGAAGATGATAGCAGTGAAGAAGAACCATCAGAAGATTGGGAAGAACGGCGCAAATTTGGCGCAGCTGAGACATTCAAATATCCTGATGGAATTGATATAGCTCAAGTAAGTTAG
- the LOC114380581 gene encoding diacylglycerol kinase 5-like isoform X2, with translation MGDGNYDRTLREFCIPDYILVPGSEVRSVSHVPACPVIVFINTKSGGQLGGELLVSYSTLLNRNQVFELGKNAPDKVLQKLYATLETLKHNGDNFAAEIQNRLRIIVAGGDGTASWLLGVVSDLKLPQPPPIATVPLGTGNNLPFAFGWGKKNPTTDLQSVETFLNHVKAAKEMKIDSWHIIMRMKAPKEGSCDPIAPLELPHAMHTFNRVSSTDKLNLKGYHTYRGGFWNYFSMGMDAQVSYAFHSERKLHPEKFKNQLYNQSAYLKLGCTQGWFFGSLFQSSLRNIAQLAKVKIMKKGQWEDLHIPRSIKSIVCLNLPSFSGGLNPWGTPNRKKSIYRDLTLPYVDDGLFEVVGFRDAWHGLVLLAPKGHGTRLAQTSRIRFEFHKGAADCTFMRIDGEPWKQPLPKDDDAVVVEISHHDQVSMLATPLCRSKSIYDPSSPSDDREEDDSSEEEPSEDWEERRKFGAAETFKYPDGIDIAQVS, from the exons ATGGGGGATGGTAACTATGATAGAACTTTGAGGGAGTTCTGTATTCCGGATTACATATTAGTGCCGGGATCTGAGGTGAGAAGTGTTTCACATGTACCTGCTTGCCCTGTGATTGTTTTCATAAACACCAAAAGTGGTGGCCAGCTTGGAGGGGAGCTTCTTGTTTCCTATAGTACACTTCTTAACAGAAACCAG GTTTTTGAGTTGGGGAAAAATGCTCCGGATAAGGTTCTGCAGAAGCTTTATGCTACATTGGAAACACTCAAGCACAATGGAGATAATTTTGCAGCTGAAATTCAGAATAGGTTGAGAATAATT GTTGCAGGTGGAGATGGTACTGCCAGCTGGCTTCTAGGAGTTGTATCTGACCTTAAATTACCTCAACCGCCACCAATTGCTACTGTGCCATTGGGGACGGGAAATAATCTTCCCTTTGCGTTTGGATGG GGAAAGAAAAATCCAACCACGGATCTCCAATCAGTGGAGACATTCCTAAATCATGTAAAAGCGgcaaaggaaatgaaaatagacAG ttggcATATTATAATGAGAATGAAGGCTCCAAAAGAAGGTTCATGTGACCCTATTGCACCCCTTGAGCTGCCTCATGCTATGCATACATTTAATCGTGTCTCTTCAACAGATAAACTAAACTTG AAAGGTTACCACACTTACCGTGGGGGATTTTGGAACTACTTTAGCATGG GAATGGATGCTCAAGTATCTTATGCATTTCATTCTGAGAGGAAATTACATCCAGAAAAGTTTAAAAATCAGTTATACAATCAG AGTGCCTATCTGAAGCTTGGATGTACACAAGGATGGTTTTTTGGTTCTCTGTTTCAATCTTCTTTGCG GAATATTGCTCAGTTGGCAAAGGTTAAGATAATGAAAAAAGGTCAATGGGAAGATCTCCACATACCTCGCAG TATAAAGTCAATAGTTTGCCTCAACTTGCCTAGCTTTTCTGGTGGACTCAATCCCTGGGGAACACCAAATAGGAAGAAATCAATTTAT AGGGACCTGACTCTTCCCTATGTGGACGATGGCCTATTTGAGGTAGTTGGTTTTAGAGATGCTTGGCATGGTCTTGTTTTGCTTGCACCAAAGGGACACGGAACTCGTTTGGCACAG ACAAGCAGAATCCGTTTTGAGTTTCACAAGGGTGCAGCTGACTGCACATTCATGAGAATTGATGGAGAGCCATGGAAACAACCCCTCCCAAAAGATGATGACGCAGTTGTAGTTGAGATATCACACCATGATCAAGTTAGCATGCTTGCAACCCCATTGTGCCGTTCTAAAAGTATTTATGATCCCTCCTCACCTTCCGATGACCGCGAAGAAGATGATAGCAGTGAAGAAGAACCATCAGAAGATTGGGAAGAACGGCGCAAATTTGGCGCAGCTGAGACATTCAAATATCCTGATGGAATTGATATAGCTCAAGTAAGTTAG